In Deefgea piscis, the genomic window CGAAATCTTTGCCCATGGCCGCTTGCCACTGGCTTTTTCTGCGCGCTGCTTTACCGCCAGGCATTACGATTTAAGCAAAGATGCCTGTGAATTTAAGTGTATCGAGCACGCCGATGGCCAGTTGCTCAAAACACGCGAAGGGCAAGACTTCTTGCGTCTAAACGGTATTCAAACGCAATCGGCAGCTTGCCATGCCTTAATTTATGATTTGGCCAGCGTCACCAACTTGGGTGCCAGCCATTTACGCATTAGTCCACAAGCAGAGTTTACCGATGAAATTGTTGCCGCCTACGCCGCAGCGCTCGCTCAGCCGACATCGGCGACGCAATTTGATTGGCAACGTATTAATCCCGAAGGTCTGGTCAATGGCTATTGGCATGGCCAAGCAGGCATTTGCATGAAGGAAACCGTATGAACATCCCAGCGCCGTTGATTAAATTACTGGCCGTACTCCCCGAAACACCGCCCACCGCCGTTACGGTGACGCTGCTCAATTTGGTTCGCAAACAATTGTGGCCCGAAGAAGATTTTGCGTGGTGGGAAGGCCGGCAAGTACGGATGGCGGTTAGCGATTTAAACTGGGGTATTACGCTAAGCTACCAGAATGGCCGCTTTGTATGTGGCGATACCCCTGCAGATGTCACATTAACCGCCAGCTTGGCTGATTATTGGTTAATTGCGCGGCGACAAGAAGATCCAGACACCTTGTTTTTTCAGCGCCGCCTGAGCATCACTGGTGATACCGAGTTGGGCCTAACGCTAAAAAACTTAATGGATGCGACCGATTTCTCGCCGCTATTTGCGCGCTTGCCGAGCAGCGTGCGGATGAGATTAAACGTTTAAACCGTCTGTTGCCGTTGAGTTCTCGCCAAAGTTGGCGGCGAGCAAACCCAACGTCAACCCAGCCTAATCGCCAATGGCGGTCGATTAGGCTTGAAATTGCGCGATATTTTTTTGTAAATCAGCGACTAAGTCGAGCAGCTGATCGGTTTCAAGACTGATTTGATTGACCGCATTGCTCGCAGTATCGATTTTATGATTAATTTCTTGCATCGCATTGGCGGTGTCTTGAATTGAAAGCGTTTCTTTTTGTGCCGCGCTGGCAATACCCATCGACAAGACTTTCATTTCTGCAGTGTTTTGCACAATCGCATTTTGCCCTTCCATCGCACTGGCCACATCAATCGCGCCTTGATTCACACCCTCGCTCACCTCATGCATGGCTTTGGCCGCTTCACTGGTGGCTTGACCGATATGCTGCGTCATTTTGGCAATATCGGCAGTCGATGCAGTCGTGCGCTCAGCCAGTTTGCGGACTTCATCGGCCACCACGGCAAACCCGCGCCCGGTATCCCCGGCTCGAGCGGCTTCAATGGCGGCATTTAAGGCCAATAGATTGGTTTGATCGGCAATGTCTTTAATCACGGTGGCCATACTATCAATCGCAGCAGCAGCTGAACCTAACTCTTGAATCATGCTCGACGATTGCCGTGTAACCACCATTAAATTGGCCGTTGCATGGTGTGATCGCGACATACTGGCGTGCGCTTCGTTGGCGGTTGCGGTGGTGGTGGTCGCCCGCTCGGTGGTCAAATCGACGCTATGCAACACACTCTCAACCGATTCGGCCAATTGATCGGTAATCATTTTAATTTGATGCGCGTCTTGGCTAGCTTGATTGGCCAATTGGCTGGTATTGGCACAGTGTCCTTTTAGCTGATTCGATACGCGAGCCACTTCTGCTGCGGCACGCTGAATTAAATTCACTGTTTGCGCTTGATTTTGAATTAATTGATTCACTGCCCTGGCCATTTCACCCAGTTCATTGCTGCCTAAATCAGGTAAGCGCCGACGCAAATCACCGTTGAGATTGGTCAAAAAGGTTTGCACCATGAAAATCGGTTGAGTAATTGCGCGGCTCACCAGCCAAATACCCATCAGCAAAAAGCCGGTCGCAATAAGCAGTGAAGTCCATACCCAAACCTGAGCCTGTTTAATAATCGCGGCTTGCTCATCATTGGCCTGATGAATATTGTTTTCAATCAGTGAGCTAAATTTCTCCATGCTGCCTTCTAGCCGGCCAAACACTTGAAAGAAATTTTGATAGGTAGCAGTGGCATCGCCATCGTGTTTTTCAAACTTATCCGCAGTAACTTGCGCCATTTTTACGAATTCGCTTAGATCGGGCTTTAAGGCGTTTAACGCGTCTCTTTCACTTTGCGGCAATTGCATTTGATCATTTTCAGCCACTAAACGTGTGAAATTGTCTAAATGCTCTTTTAAACCCGCTTTCACCGCGTTAACTTCTTCCGGATCTGGATTGGCCACCGCAAACAGTCGATTCATATCCAAAACATCGGCCCGAATCCCGTCGTGCATCATATCGGCCT contains:
- the ubiT gene encoding ubiquinone anaerobic biosynthesis accessory factor UbiT, yielding MNIPAPLIKLLAVLPETPPTAVTVTLLNLVRKQLWPEEDFAWWEGRQVRMAVSDLNWGITLSYQNGRFVCGDTPADVTLTASLADYWLIARRQEDPDTLFFQRRLSITGDTELGLTLKNLMDATDFSPLFARLPSSVRMRLNV
- a CDS encoding methyl-accepting chemotaxis protein, encoding MNQLKIRTQITILGLFALAGMLFVGAIAYLNNSHLVQSIEAVSKGTTLLRNQTEADMMHDGIRADVLDMNRLFAVANPDPEEVNAVKAGLKEHLDNFTRLVAENDQMQLPQSERDALNALKPDLSEFVKMAQVTADKFEKHDGDATATYQNFFQVFGRLEGSMEKFSSLIENNIHQANDEQAAIIKQAQVWVWTSLLIATGFLLMGIWLVSRAITQPIFMVQTFLTNLNGDLRRRLPDLGSNELGEMARAVNQLIQNQAQTVNLIQRAAAEVARVSNQLKGHCANTSQLANQASQDAHQIKMITDQLAESVESVLHSVDLTTERATTTTATANEAHASMSRSHHATANLMVVTRQSSSMIQELGSAAAAIDSMATVIKDIADQTNLLALNAAIEAARAGDTGRGFAVVADEVRKLAERTTASTADIAKMTQHIGQATSEAAKAMHEVSEGVNQGAIDVASAMEGQNAIVQNTAEMKVLSMGIASAAQKETLSIQDTANAMQEINHKIDTASNAVNQISLETDQLLDLVADLQKNIAQFQA